A stretch of Corallococcus macrosporus DNA encodes these proteins:
- a CDS encoding PIG-L deacetylase family protein — MSTALFVSPHLDDVAFSCGGTLAALKAQGWTVALVTVFTRSVPEPKGFALQCQTSKGLGPEVDYMALRRKEDRAFAACMGVDHVTWGDLEEAPHRGYGCPEALFQPPRADDVIQARVTACLKPLVWELKPDRVFVPQALGSHVDHVQVVRAVKGLGLRASQLFYYRDTPYAVREPGATPDAAVPPSLRPVAVDITEHLTKKVEGCVRYGTQLGFQFGGVDNLARTLTAFHRQEAQARGQPGAAEVFLADGVS, encoded by the coding sequence ATGAGCACGGCCCTGTTCGTGTCACCGCACCTGGACGACGTGGCCTTCTCCTGTGGCGGCACGCTGGCGGCGTTGAAGGCGCAGGGGTGGACGGTGGCGCTCGTCACCGTCTTCACGCGCTCGGTGCCGGAGCCGAAGGGCTTCGCGCTGCAATGCCAGACATCGAAGGGGCTGGGGCCGGAGGTGGACTACATGGCCCTGCGGCGCAAGGAGGACCGGGCCTTCGCCGCCTGCATGGGCGTGGACCACGTGACGTGGGGGGACCTGGAGGAAGCGCCGCACCGGGGCTACGGCTGTCCGGAAGCACTGTTCCAGCCACCGAGAGCCGATGACGTCATCCAGGCCCGGGTGACGGCCTGTCTGAAGCCACTGGTGTGGGAGCTGAAGCCGGACCGGGTGTTCGTGCCCCAGGCGCTGGGAAGCCACGTGGACCACGTGCAGGTGGTGCGGGCCGTGAAGGGCCTGGGCCTGCGCGCGAGCCAGCTCTTCTACTACCGGGACACGCCCTACGCCGTGCGCGAACCCGGGGCGACTCCCGACGCCGCGGTGCCCCCGAGCCTGCGCCCCGTGGCGGTGGACATCACGGAGCACCTGACGAAGAAGGTGGAGGGCTGCGTCCGCTACGGCACGCAGTTGGGCTTCCAGTTCGGAGGCGTGGACAACCTGGCCCGGACGCTCACGGCGTTCCACCGGCAGGAAGCCCAGGCCCGAGGCCAGCCCGGAGCCGCGGAGGTCTTCCTGGCGGACGGCGTCAGCTGA
- a CDS encoding tetratricopeptide repeat protein, producing MPSISDETHQRITDLCAEGDAAASEEDFEQALKHFKAALALIPDPTRDHPQNTWVRAAIGDMYFQLERFEDCFKHFVEAVHSPDGLGNPFIHLRLGQSALELGDEARAADELARAFMGGGEELFEGEDAKYLEFIQSRLLPPEDA from the coding sequence ATGCCGTCGATTTCGGATGAGACCCACCAGCGCATCACCGACCTCTGCGCCGAGGGAGACGCGGCCGCGAGCGAGGAGGACTTCGAGCAGGCCCTGAAACACTTCAAGGCCGCCCTCGCCCTGATTCCGGACCCCACCCGCGACCATCCGCAGAACACCTGGGTGCGCGCCGCCATCGGCGACATGTACTTCCAGCTCGAGCGCTTCGAGGACTGCTTCAAGCACTTCGTGGAAGCCGTCCACTCCCCGGACGGGCTCGGCAATCCCTTCATCCACCTGCGGCTGGGCCAGAGCGCCCTGGAGCTGGGAGACGAAGCCCGCGCCGCCGATGAGCTGGCCCGCGCCTTCATGGGCGGAGGCGAGGAGCTGTTCGAAGGCGAGGACGCGAAGTACCTGGAGTTCATCCAGTCCCGCCTGCTGCCGCCCGAAGACGCCTGA
- a CDS encoding nicotinamidase — protein MTKANAKELPLPGFYNANHAAEYGYGPNAGKLQREAGAWKASQGVTAAATDRFNLHLLLIDVQKDFCFPDGSLYVAGRSGRGAIDDNRRIAEFIYRNLGALTNVTATLDTHFAYQIFFPSFWVDQDDQPLQPYREVTREQIERGQARPNPAMAKWLCGGNYPWLLKQVKFYCEELERAGKYTLYLWPPHCLLGSDGHALSGVVQEARLFHSYARGVQSWAEVKGGNPLTENYSVLRPEVLMRHDGQPLAQRNTQFLKTLLTSDAVVIGGQAASHCVKSSIDDLLGEIVAQDAALARKVYLLTDCMSSVTVPDGKGGFAADFTPQADAALKRFADAGMHLVKSTDPLASWPDLHLA, from the coding sequence ATGACGAAGGCGAATGCGAAGGAACTGCCGCTGCCCGGGTTCTACAATGCCAACCACGCGGCGGAGTACGGCTACGGGCCGAACGCCGGGAAGCTCCAGCGGGAGGCCGGGGCCTGGAAGGCCTCGCAGGGCGTGACGGCGGCGGCCACGGACCGCTTCAACCTGCACCTGCTGCTCATCGACGTGCAGAAGGACTTCTGCTTCCCGGACGGCTCGCTGTACGTGGCGGGGCGCAGCGGGCGGGGCGCCATCGACGACAACCGCCGCATCGCGGAGTTCATCTACCGGAACCTGGGCGCGCTGACGAACGTCACCGCGACGCTGGATACGCACTTCGCCTACCAGATCTTCTTCCCGTCGTTCTGGGTGGACCAGGATGACCAGCCGCTCCAGCCGTACCGTGAAGTGACTCGCGAGCAGATTGAGCGCGGCCAGGCCCGGCCGAACCCGGCGATGGCGAAGTGGCTGTGCGGCGGCAACTACCCGTGGCTGCTCAAGCAGGTGAAGTTCTACTGCGAGGAGCTGGAGCGCGCGGGGAAGTACACGCTCTACCTGTGGCCTCCGCACTGCCTGCTGGGCAGCGACGGGCACGCGCTGTCGGGCGTGGTGCAGGAGGCGCGGCTGTTCCACTCGTACGCTCGGGGTGTGCAGTCGTGGGCGGAGGTGAAGGGGGGAAACCCGCTGACGGAGAACTACTCGGTGCTGCGGCCGGAGGTGCTGATGCGGCATGACGGCCAGCCGCTCGCGCAGCGCAACACGCAGTTCCTGAAGACGCTGCTCACGTCGGACGCGGTGGTGATTGGCGGGCAGGCCGCCAGCCACTGCGTGAAGAGCAGCATCGACGACCTGCTGGGGGAGATTGTCGCGCAGGACGCGGCGCTGGCTCGCAAGGTGTACCTGCTGACGGACTGCATGTCGTCGGTGACGGTGCCGGACGGCAAGGGCGGCTTCGCGGCGGACTTCACGCCGCAGGCGGACGCGGCGCTCAAGCGCTTCGCGGACGCGGGCATGCACCTGGTGAAGTCGACGGATCCGCTGGCGAGCTGGCCGGACCTGCACCTGGCGTGA
- a CDS encoding alpha/beta fold hydrolase translates to MTGQQPDPTTSPAQAPSAARPFFPEGFREGDEDVNGTRIHFVIGGKGSPVLLLHGYTQTHLMWWRLAPELAKQHTVLIPDLRGAGASAAPAQGYDKETMARDMRALVKKLGFDKVSVVGHDIGLMVAYAYAARLPAEVERLALLDAFLPGIEPWSGQIMSSRDVWHFSFNGPTAEKLVQGRERIYFDHFWTDMAANPQAIGDAERQAYTEAYAAPGRLHSTWGYFQAMDQDKNDFSELARNKLPMPVMVIGGDKSMGEPLVAQARAVAAQVEPHILRDTGHWVTEERPEEVRQLLGDFLRA, encoded by the coding sequence ATGACAGGCCAGCAGCCAGACCCCACGACAAGCCCGGCCCAGGCTCCGAGCGCCGCCCGGCCCTTCTTCCCGGAGGGCTTCCGCGAAGGCGACGAGGACGTCAACGGCACGCGGATCCACTTCGTCATTGGCGGCAAGGGCAGCCCCGTCCTCCTGCTGCACGGCTACACGCAGACGCACCTCATGTGGTGGCGCCTGGCGCCGGAGCTCGCGAAGCAGCACACCGTGCTCATTCCCGACCTGCGCGGCGCTGGCGCGTCGGCCGCTCCCGCCCAGGGCTACGACAAGGAGACGATGGCGCGCGACATGCGCGCACTGGTGAAGAAGCTCGGCTTCGACAAGGTCTCCGTCGTGGGCCACGACATCGGCCTGATGGTCGCCTACGCCTACGCCGCCCGGCTCCCCGCCGAGGTCGAACGCCTGGCCCTCCTGGACGCGTTCCTGCCGGGAATCGAGCCCTGGTCCGGCCAGATCATGAGCAGCCGTGACGTGTGGCACTTCTCCTTCAACGGCCCCACCGCGGAGAAGCTGGTGCAGGGGCGCGAGCGCATCTACTTCGACCACTTCTGGACCGACATGGCCGCCAATCCCCAGGCCATCGGCGATGCGGAGCGGCAGGCGTACACGGAGGCCTACGCGGCCCCAGGCCGGCTCCACTCGACCTGGGGCTACTTCCAGGCGATGGACCAGGACAAGAACGACTTCAGCGAGCTGGCCCGCAACAAGCTCCCCATGCCCGTGATGGTCATTGGCGGTGACAAGTCCATGGGCGAACCGCTCGTCGCGCAGGCGCGCGCGGTGGCGGCCCAGGTCGAACCCCACATCCTCCGCGACACCGGCCACTGGGTGACCGAGGAGCGGCCGGAGGAGGTCCGCCAGTTGCTCGGCGACTTCCTCCGGGCATGA
- a CDS encoding Gfo/Idh/MocA family protein yields MTMFEAKPKARRLGWAVVGCGWVARDYVIPALQGAGNARLVALCDANAEALLRIPADDVARYTSLGSVLADKDVEAVYIATPNHLHAAMTEACAAAGKHVLCEKPMAVTPRDGLRMVSACQRAGVHYATAFDQRHHAAHRKLRTLVKEGALGTVTQARIHYACWLPADWTKDNWRIDPEQAGGGAMIDLAPHGLDLLEVLLGDEWASLTAMTQRRVHDYAVDDGAVLMGQFKSGTLGLLQVAYNCPDAYPRRTLELIGTKARALAYKTMGQTPGGSLSLTDARTGEETLLFLSPEEDRSPFLNQVEAFSTCVLEGRPQPFAPERDVRLVGLLTQATQDGKAFPSCH; encoded by the coding sequence ATGACCATGTTCGAGGCGAAGCCGAAGGCCCGCAGGCTGGGCTGGGCGGTGGTGGGGTGTGGCTGGGTGGCGCGGGACTACGTCATCCCGGCGCTCCAGGGCGCGGGCAACGCGCGGCTGGTGGCGCTGTGCGACGCGAACGCGGAGGCGCTGCTGCGCATCCCCGCGGACGACGTCGCCCGGTACACGTCCCTGGGGTCGGTGCTGGCGGACAAGGACGTGGAGGCCGTCTACATCGCCACGCCCAACCACCTGCACGCGGCGATGACGGAGGCGTGCGCGGCGGCGGGCAAGCACGTGCTGTGTGAGAAGCCCATGGCCGTGACCCCGCGTGACGGCCTGCGCATGGTGTCCGCGTGCCAGCGCGCGGGCGTGCACTACGCCACCGCGTTCGACCAGCGCCACCACGCGGCGCACCGCAAGCTGCGCACGCTGGTGAAGGAGGGCGCGCTGGGCACCGTCACCCAGGCGCGCATCCACTACGCCTGCTGGCTGCCCGCGGACTGGACGAAGGACAACTGGCGCATCGACCCCGAGCAGGCCGGCGGCGGCGCGATGATCGACCTGGCGCCGCACGGCCTGGACCTGCTGGAGGTGCTGCTGGGCGACGAGTGGGCGTCGCTCACCGCGATGACGCAGCGGCGCGTGCACGACTACGCCGTGGACGACGGCGCGGTGCTGATGGGCCAGTTCAAGAGCGGCACGCTGGGCCTGCTGCAGGTGGCCTACAACTGCCCGGACGCGTACCCCCGGCGCACGCTGGAGCTCATCGGCACCAAGGCCCGCGCGCTGGCGTACAAGACGATGGGCCAGACGCCCGGCGGCTCCCTGTCCCTCACCGACGCGAGGACGGGCGAGGAGACGCTGCTCTTCCTGTCGCCGGAGGAGGACCGCAGCCCCTTCCTCAACCAGGTGGAGGCCTTCTCCACGTGCGTGCTGGAGGGCCGTCCGCAGCCCTTCGCGCCGGAGCGCGACGTGCGGCTGGTGGGGCTGCTCACGCAGGCGACGCAGGACGGGAAGGCGTTTCCGTCATGTCACTGA
- a CDS encoding glycosyltransferase — protein MNRVNGLRICFISRRFFPAISGMSVYALNLVRELVACGHDVTMVSQYRNDPAGMAVYGGGPPPGIPGAHVLGCESRGEQRINQGQPASFEQDLEELVDTVVREHRRKPFDLIHAQYGYPCGLAALEAARRLRLPNVVSIQGGDGHWVGTCCGTHKQAMLAVLGHAGALLIGSRSFAEEVSGHHGTPLERFTIVPGATDTQRFHPRNESTLGALRDVPVWLYHGRVDARKGVMELLDAVQRLVADGRRFRLRVSGIGPDVEAVRARVDAEGLRDVVELTGVSTYAEAPDLYRSGDLFVSPTYSEGFSNTLLEAMASGLPIVSTRAVGVVDCLEDGRDGLLVPPKDSAALAEAMGRLMDDAPLRKRLAATALREVRELYSWQAVGRRIQGVYTALTGTRPDTRWTYLYDPATTQERADPSCRFRAAPHLL, from the coding sequence GTGAACCGCGTGAACGGGCTGAGGATCTGCTTCATCTCCCGGCGCTTCTTCCCGGCCATCTCCGGGATGAGCGTCTACGCGCTGAACCTGGTGCGGGAGCTGGTGGCCTGCGGGCATGACGTGACGATGGTGAGCCAGTACCGCAACGACCCCGCCGGCATGGCGGTGTACGGGGGCGGGCCGCCGCCGGGCATCCCGGGCGCGCACGTGCTGGGCTGCGAGTCGCGCGGAGAGCAGCGCATCAACCAGGGCCAGCCCGCGAGCTTCGAGCAGGACCTGGAGGAGCTGGTGGACACGGTGGTCCGCGAGCACCGGCGCAAGCCCTTCGACCTCATCCATGCGCAGTACGGCTACCCGTGCGGCCTGGCGGCGCTGGAGGCGGCACGGCGGCTGAGATTGCCCAACGTCGTCTCCATCCAGGGAGGGGACGGGCACTGGGTGGGGACGTGCTGCGGGACGCACAAGCAGGCGATGCTCGCGGTGCTGGGCCACGCGGGGGCGCTGCTGATTGGCAGCAGGTCCTTCGCCGAGGAGGTGAGCGGGCACCACGGCACGCCGCTGGAGCGCTTCACCATCGTCCCCGGCGCCACGGACACGCAGCGCTTCCACCCGAGGAATGAGTCAACGCTGGGAGCGCTGCGCGACGTGCCGGTGTGGCTGTACCACGGCCGGGTGGACGCGCGAAAAGGCGTGATGGAGCTGCTGGACGCGGTTCAGCGCCTGGTGGCGGACGGGCGCAGGTTCCGGCTGCGCGTGTCTGGCATTGGACCGGACGTGGAGGCGGTGCGCGCGAGGGTGGACGCGGAAGGGCTCCGGGACGTGGTGGAGCTGACGGGGGTGTCCACGTACGCCGAGGCGCCGGACCTGTACCGGAGCGGGGACCTGTTCGTGTCGCCCACGTACTCGGAAGGGTTCTCCAACACGCTGCTGGAGGCGATGGCGTCCGGGCTGCCCATCGTGTCGACGCGGGCGGTGGGCGTGGTGGACTGCCTGGAGGACGGACGGGACGGGCTGCTGGTGCCGCCGAAGGACAGCGCCGCGCTGGCGGAGGCGATGGGCCGGCTGATGGACGACGCGCCCTTGCGCAAGCGGCTGGCGGCCACGGCGCTGCGCGAGGTGCGGGAGCTGTACTCGTGGCAGGCGGTGGGGCGGAGGATTCAGGGCGTGTACACGGCGCTGACGGGCACGCGGCCGGACACGCGCTGGACGTACCTGTACGACCCGGCGACGACGCAGGAGCGAGCGGATCCGTCGTGCCGGTTCCGGGCGGCGCCGCACCTGTTATGA
- a CDS encoding restriction endonuclease fold toxin 5 domain-containing protein: MGTKSLGRAGCWLLLWVFWTGCASGPTVRLRTEQGTRTYAPVSWDRRVPVSAREFEEALARLVLEVPLTVRSPKVVRAVAKKGAELDRGLGFMLRDRYGRWCRAHEAAGDCLSLLEDGAGFSELDRLTLAVGMSLDPLRASIGDALEDTLNPAFFVSVVSGAIASWVVLAAAPEPVFTKAAAVIAAVFLAYVGVQSFLTVVRACGALKAATDRATTFQELEEAADVFAQALGPEVARIFVLAVTVLVSHGVTVGLSSALTLLPGFPDAVRLGTTQAGFSVAHVLDVSAVAVVSAVVEVTLASTAVTMAANGPPPSSSSSGGPGKWVQVNESMSNRARDYQAQVTGAPKGSAYRVKRGDEEVDFDGFDPEEDVLLDAKGPGYEKFLDEGSGFKKYFEGEAGLREQARRQLRVAGDTPVRWLVAEERFATALKKLFERNSIDIEVVLLPAKVVIP; encoded by the coding sequence GTGGGCACGAAATCGCTGGGACGCGCTGGCTGCTGGCTGCTGCTGTGGGTGTTCTGGACGGGCTGTGCCAGCGGACCCACGGTGCGGCTGCGGACGGAGCAGGGGACGCGGACGTACGCGCCGGTGAGCTGGGACCGGCGGGTTCCGGTCAGCGCTCGGGAATTCGAGGAGGCGTTGGCGCGGCTGGTGCTGGAGGTGCCGCTGACGGTGCGGTCCCCGAAGGTGGTGCGCGCGGTCGCGAAGAAGGGCGCGGAGCTGGACCGGGGCCTGGGATTCATGCTGCGGGACCGGTACGGACGGTGGTGCCGGGCGCATGAGGCCGCGGGGGATTGCCTGTCCCTGCTGGAGGATGGCGCGGGCTTCAGCGAGCTGGACCGGCTGACGCTCGCGGTGGGCATGTCGTTGGACCCGCTGCGCGCGAGCATCGGCGACGCACTGGAGGACACGCTGAACCCGGCGTTCTTCGTGTCCGTGGTGTCAGGAGCAATTGCGTCCTGGGTGGTGCTGGCCGCGGCACCGGAGCCTGTGTTCACCAAGGCCGCCGCGGTGATTGCCGCCGTGTTCCTGGCGTACGTGGGCGTGCAGTCGTTCCTCACGGTGGTGAGGGCGTGCGGTGCGCTGAAGGCAGCGACGGACCGGGCTACGACGTTCCAGGAGCTGGAGGAAGCAGCGGACGTGTTCGCGCAGGCCCTGGGTCCGGAAGTGGCGCGCATCTTCGTGCTCGCCGTCACGGTGCTGGTGAGTCATGGCGTGACGGTGGGGCTGTCGTCGGCGCTGACGTTGCTGCCCGGCTTCCCGGACGCGGTGCGGCTGGGCACGACGCAGGCGGGCTTCAGCGTGGCGCATGTGCTGGATGTGAGCGCGGTGGCGGTGGTGAGCGCAGTGGTGGAGGTGACGCTCGCGTCCACGGCGGTGACCATGGCCGCGAATGGCCCGCCGCCTTCGAGCAGCAGCTCAGGAGGCCCAGGCAAGTGGGTGCAGGTGAATGAGTCGATGTCCAACCGCGCCCGCGACTACCAGGCCCAGGTGACGGGCGCGCCGAAGGGCTCCGCGTACCGGGTCAAGCGGGGAGACGAAGAGGTCGACTTCGATGGCTTCGACCCGGAGGAGGACGTTCTGCTGGACGCCAAGGGCCCCGGCTACGAAAAGTTTCTTGATGAGGGATCGGGATTCAAGAAGTACTTCGAGGGAGAAGCGGGCCTTCGTGAACAGGCAAGACGTCAACTGCGCGTGGCCGGGGACACTCCTGTTCGTTGGCTTGTCGCGGAGGAGCGGTTCGCGACAGCCCTCAAGAAGCTGTTCGAGCGGAATAGCATCGACATCGAAGTCGTCCTGCTTCCAGCCAAGGTCGTCATCCCATGA
- a CDS encoding Imm52 family immunity protein, with protein sequence MTESYFAGAYWKGRSETVEQCAQRAAALFRFLGRIEPTWNRWCETANSFEEASRKQVATDADSLRKHFSRKDWQLGDAFQYSLWAGVRPDETSSVSGMCGSADPWTPSSCVLSPPDEGPLSERILTATVLSQVVREMALVWEPEFGLATSSEHYGSMSSRPKMGALPGWVMYFSRQRGTVPPLPAPVRVEPVADLGTLVVLTQERFTVTNPDHVALASKVQQVLDAAGLLHPLRLLS encoded by the coding sequence ATGACTGAATCCTATTTCGCAGGCGCCTATTGGAAGGGACGGAGTGAAACCGTCGAGCAGTGTGCCCAGCGTGCTGCCGCACTTTTCCGGTTCCTGGGCCGCATTGAACCGACGTGGAACCGCTGGTGCGAAACAGCGAACTCCTTTGAGGAGGCGTCTCGAAAGCAGGTCGCTACGGATGCGGATTCGCTGCGCAAGCACTTCAGCAGGAAGGACTGGCAGCTGGGAGATGCCTTTCAGTACTCGCTCTGGGCGGGCGTTCGACCTGATGAAACATCCAGTGTTTCCGGGATGTGTGGCTCCGCGGATCCCTGGACCCCTTCGTCCTGTGTCCTGTCTCCGCCCGATGAGGGGCCGCTCTCAGAGCGGATCCTGACCGCGACCGTCCTCTCACAAGTGGTTCGGGAGATGGCGCTTGTCTGGGAGCCCGAGTTTGGTTTGGCGACTTCGAGTGAGCATTACGGGAGCATGTCCTCGCGGCCCAAGATGGGGGCCCTCCCTGGCTGGGTGATGTACTTCTCCCGCCAGAGAGGGACCGTGCCGCCGCTCCCCGCCCCCGTGCGCGTGGAGCCCGTGGCGGACCTGGGAACCCTGGTGGTCCTCACGCAGGAACGGTTCACCGTGACGAATCCAGACCACGTCGCGCTGGCGTCGAAGGTTCAACAGGTGCTCGACGCAGCGGGATTGCTGCACCCCTTGCGACTCCTCAGCTGA
- a CDS encoding YcaO-like family protein, with the protein MSLARALDAYHHAVSTGALQMFRIDPIDRLGIPVASASLRLGDGPGAVLHGNGYGRTEDEARVGALGELVEETFCEYAMQRMPRVHGSYATLVRARGPTAVADPLTLGLPAGSPYTPDMPLVWVEVQRLSTGERVLVPEEFVAIHPGQLQGKAPLITPITNGQGAGLTRPQALVHGLLELLQRDGNGLMYRAMDQGVVLDLEGADLAPDVRELMDRYRRAGIEVMAKLASTDFGMVNLYVVGRDLSVGDQPLMVTGCGEAADPDRDRALRKALLEYACSRARKAFMHGPLSHVARVATPEYMDRFVPQVDLDAEEPRALNAMVEWARMPAASLRELTACTLMVRQKVRFEDLPRSPVVEDPSLRCDHVVRQLHAAGFDILVADMSPPGRQVHVVKALVPGLEVETMTYYRVGERNVARLLERRDPLVGFGAPPPGAQPVRLTPEAEERLGGPCWFNVRLAEARVGRLYALYREPDRHAVPKVLASRRFGGQ; encoded by the coding sequence ATGAGCCTTGCCCGAGCCCTGGATGCCTACCACCACGCCGTGTCCACCGGCGCCCTTCAGATGTTCCGCATCGACCCCATCGACCGGCTGGGGATTCCCGTGGCCTCCGCCAGCCTGCGGCTGGGCGACGGTCCGGGCGCGGTGCTGCACGGCAACGGCTACGGCCGCACGGAGGACGAGGCGCGCGTGGGCGCGCTGGGCGAGCTGGTGGAGGAGACCTTCTGCGAGTACGCGATGCAGCGGATGCCGCGCGTGCACGGCAGCTACGCCACGCTCGTGCGCGCCCGGGGCCCCACCGCGGTGGCGGATCCGCTGACGCTGGGGCTGCCCGCGGGCAGTCCGTACACGCCGGACATGCCGCTGGTCTGGGTGGAGGTGCAGCGGCTGTCCACCGGAGAGCGCGTGCTGGTGCCGGAGGAGTTCGTCGCCATCCACCCCGGGCAATTGCAGGGCAAGGCGCCGCTCATCACGCCCATCACCAACGGCCAGGGCGCGGGGCTGACGCGGCCGCAGGCGCTGGTGCACGGCCTGCTGGAGCTGCTCCAGCGCGACGGCAACGGGTTGATGTACCGGGCGATGGACCAGGGCGTGGTGCTGGACCTGGAGGGCGCGGACCTGGCGCCGGACGTGCGCGAGCTGATGGACCGCTACCGGCGCGCGGGCATCGAGGTGATGGCGAAGCTGGCCAGCACGGACTTCGGCATGGTGAACCTGTACGTGGTGGGCCGCGACCTGTCCGTGGGGGACCAGCCGCTGATGGTGACGGGGTGCGGTGAGGCGGCGGACCCGGACCGCGACCGGGCGCTGCGCAAGGCGCTGCTGGAGTACGCCTGCTCCCGCGCGCGCAAGGCGTTCATGCACGGGCCGCTGAGCCACGTGGCCCGCGTCGCGACGCCGGAATACATGGACCGCTTCGTGCCGCAGGTGGACCTGGACGCGGAGGAGCCGCGCGCGCTCAACGCGATGGTGGAGTGGGCGCGGATGCCGGCCGCGTCGCTGCGCGAATTGACGGCGTGCACGCTGATGGTCCGCCAGAAGGTGCGCTTCGAGGACCTGCCCCGCTCGCCCGTGGTGGAGGACCCGTCGCTGCGGTGTGACCACGTGGTGCGGCAACTGCACGCGGCGGGCTTCGACATCCTGGTCGCGGACATGTCGCCGCCGGGCCGCCAGGTGCACGTGGTGAAGGCGCTGGTGCCGGGCCTCGAGGTGGAGACGATGACGTACTACCGCGTGGGCGAGCGCAACGTGGCGCGCCTGCTGGAGCGGCGCGACCCGCTGGTGGGCTTCGGGGCGCCGCCGCCGGGAGCGCAGCCGGTGCGGCTGACGCCGGAGGCCGAGGAGCGGCTGGGCGGACCGTGCTGGTTCAACGTGCGGCTGGCGGAAGCGCGCGTGGGGCGGCTGTACGCGCTCTACCGGGAGCCGGACCGCCACGCGGTGCCGAAGGTGCTCGCCAGCCGTCGCTTCGGGGGGCAGTGA
- a CDS encoding sugar phosphate isomerase/epimerase family protein, translating to MALRFAYNTNGVSNHRFEDALGLIADSGYDGVALTLDHHHFDPFTPDFERRTEQLAARLERLGLGLVVETGARFLLDPRQKHEPTLVTPDASGRARRLEFLKRAVDVCATCRGEAVSFWAGVPRPGVTEEAAWPWLLDGVVRLSEYAALHGVVLAVEPEPGMLVDTVDGWRQLQAQVPGVRLALDVGHLLVTQERTPAKAVREFAPVLGTVALEDMKRGVHEHLPFGEGDVDVPSVLRELTRAGWDKLVCVELSRDAHRAHELVPRALEWLKARLPTGAEVAA from the coding sequence ATGGCCCTGCGCTTCGCGTACAACACCAACGGCGTGTCCAACCACCGCTTCGAGGACGCGCTCGGCCTCATCGCGGACAGCGGCTACGACGGCGTGGCCCTGACGCTGGACCACCACCACTTCGACCCGTTCACCCCGGACTTCGAGCGGCGCACGGAGCAGCTCGCCGCGCGGTTGGAGCGGCTGGGCCTGGGGCTGGTGGTGGAGACAGGCGCGCGCTTCCTCCTGGACCCGCGCCAGAAGCACGAGCCCACGCTCGTCACTCCGGACGCGTCAGGCCGGGCGCGGCGGCTGGAGTTCCTGAAGCGAGCGGTGGACGTGTGCGCGACGTGCCGGGGGGAGGCGGTGTCCTTCTGGGCGGGCGTGCCCCGCCCGGGCGTGACGGAGGAGGCCGCGTGGCCCTGGCTGCTGGACGGAGTGGTGCGGCTCTCCGAGTACGCGGCCTTGCACGGCGTGGTGCTCGCGGTGGAGCCGGAGCCGGGGATGCTGGTGGACACGGTGGACGGCTGGCGCCAGTTGCAGGCGCAGGTGCCCGGGGTGCGTCTGGCCCTGGACGTGGGGCACCTGCTGGTGACGCAGGAGCGCACGCCCGCGAAGGCGGTGCGCGAGTTCGCCCCGGTGCTGGGCACGGTGGCGCTGGAGGACATGAAGCGCGGCGTGCACGAGCACCTGCCCTTTGGCGAAGGGGACGTGGACGTGCCGTCGGTCCTGCGCGAGCTGACGCGCGCGGGCTGGGACAAGCTGGTGTGCGTGGAGCTGTCCCGGGACGCGCACCGCGCGCACGAGCTGGTGCCCCGGGCGCTGGAGTGGCTGAAGGCGCGCCTGCCCACGGGCGCGGAGGTGGCGGCGTGA